The window CTGTTATGTGCTGGTGTTCTTGTCATATCACAGGCCTCAGAAAAACATTTTTTCGCCTGCTGTCAAATAATTGTTTTGATGCTTGCACATAACACCTCTCTTTGCACCCTTAGTGGTTGACTATGTGTCAAGAGCTGATGACCAAAATAAACACAACCACAACGAAAGCCCAAAATGTCCACTGGTCTGGGCAAATACATTAACACTACCGAACTTATCAAGGGGGATATCGTGTTTATATGGCTAAACGACGCATCACCGTCCCCTAGGAACAAGTAATATTTATGACCAACATACGGACTTCGATAGGGCTGGTAGCCCTCTTTTTGTTATTGAGTGCTTGTGACTCGGGCAAGCTCGACAAAGGAAGTAACGCCCCTGATTTTAAACTCAAGGATGTAGCCCAGGCTACCCACCAGCTATCCGAATACAAAGGCAAGGTAGTATGGGTACACTTCTGGACAGACTGGTGCAAGTCTTGCCGGGCGGAGTTTCCCAAAATTGAGGCCACATATAGCAGCCTGAAAAACAAGGCCAACTTTGAGCTTTTGGCCATCAATGTAGGGCAGCCTGCGACGACTTCTGCCCAATTTCAAAAAGATTTCTCGGCTTCGTTTCCAATGCTTGTCGATGAACAAGGAATTATGAAAGACCTCTATCAGGTAGAGGCGTATCCTACTAATTATTTTATTTCTCCCGATGGAAAGGTAATCCGGCGTATTATTGGTTGGCTGACCCAAAACCAAGTGGAGGTGATTTTGGCAGCATACGAACAATAACCGGAGTGGCGTGATGATGCATTTGCAAACAGCATATCGCTGGCTAACCCTCTGGCTGCTCCTAGCAGGGGCTTGGTTGGCGTTGGTGGGTATGGCACAATATCGCCAAAACCATTACCAACATCAAAGAATGGAAAGGGCTGAAATAGCTAAATCATTGATTTTGAGTGATATGTGCCTCACCACAGAGTCGCGTCATACCCGACACCCCAACACACCAGAGTTAGTAGCTCCTTTTCAGGATTTCCCGGGGTATCACGAACATTTCCCTTCCTCCTCGTTTTTTAGCCCACGTGTTGTACCTAGTCTGAGAACAAAAAATGAGCTGTAGTAAGTACCAATGCAAAAACAGCTCAGGTTCTGTTTATTGTGTAATCTATTGAAAATCAACTAAACAAAACAACTAAAAACTAAGCACTAAAAACTAAAAACTAAATTTAGCCCACAGTTTTAGCGGTAAGACTTGAAAAATGTCCATTGGCGTGAATCTGGGTATAAAAACCGAAAAAGCCACTCCAAATATTTGGGGTGGCTTCAGTTTTTGAGCGCAGTATCTCCAATGTTTATGCGGTAGCACTTTCTCCTTTGAACGATGGGCGCGGAGTCAGGTTGAGCATACTGAACAGCTGTTGGTCGGCGTTTTGCTCTGGATTGGGCGTGGTCAGTAGTTTATCACCGGCAAAGATGGAGTTTGCACCAGCTAGGAAGCAAAGCGCTTGCTCTTCCGTGCTCATTTCTAGCCTTCCGGCAGAAAGGCGTACCATCGCCTGAGGCATTGTAATGCGCGCTGTGGCAATCATTCGTACCATTTCCCAAACCGATACCCGTTCTTGGTTTTCGAGAGGCGTTCCTTCGATACTTACCAAAGCATTGACGGGCACAGACTCGGGGTGCTCAGGCAGGGTAGCCAAGGTATGGAGCATCGAGATGCGGTCTTCGTCAGTTTCGCCAAGACCGATAATGCCTCCACAACATACAGAAATACCTGATTTGCGGACGTTTTCGATGGTCTTTAGGCGGTCGTCGAAAGTCCGGGTTGTGATTACATCCCCATAGTGCGACTCGCTAGTGTCGAGGTTGTGGTTGTAGGCAAACAAACCGGCTTCTTTGAGTTTTTGGGCTTGCTCGGCGGTAAGCATTCCGAGCGTGCAGCAGACTTCCATTCCGAGTGCGTTTACACCCTTGACCATCTCCAACACGCGGTCAAAGTCGCGGTTGTCGCGTACTTCGCGCCAAGCAGCGCCCATACAAAAACGGGTACTGCCAGATTCTTTGGCCTCTTGGGCTTTTTGGAGTACCTCAGGCACCGAGAGGAGCTTGTGTACATTTACTCCGGTTTGGTAGCGGGCTGCTTGTGAGCAGTAGGCACAGTCTTCTGGGCAACCTCCTGTTTTGATAGAAAGCAGGGTACATACCTGCACTTCCTGCGGGTTATGGTATTGGCGGTGTACGGTAGCCGCTTGGTAGATAAGGTCTAACACAGGGCTGTGGTATAGGTTTTCTATTTCGGCTTGGGTCCAGTCGTTACGTATCATAAGGTGATGTTCTGGGGGTAATGAAATATGGGCATTCGTGTGGCGGAGCTACTTCAATCAACTGCAAAGTAGGGGTGATTTTAGCGAATCTCCAAATAAAAGGGCATACGAGCCTGTATGGGTTCTGTTTTTTTGAGTTGCTCTAGGAGCAGGAAGTAATATTGGGCCTCTTTCAGGTCAGCGGGTAGGGTAGGGGTTTTGGCCATTTGCCCCATCAGCCCTTGGTTGCGGAGGCGCTCGAAGAAGTCGGGTTGGTCGGGGTAATAACGCACACGGTAGGTGTTGGCTTCTAGCTTGGCCTCTTGGGCAGCTAGGGCGATGGCATCATCAAGCGTACCCAACTCATCTACTAAGTTAAGTTCCTTGGCCTGAAGCCCTGTCCATACGCGCCCTCCGGCTACTTTTTGGAGCTCTTCTACAGACATTTTGCGCCCTTGGGCAGCTTTAGAGGTAAAGGTTTGATAGGTCTGCTCTACAGAGTTTTGGATAATCTGTCGCTCTGCCGGGCTGAGTTGACGCAAGGGGTTGCCGAGGTCGGCATAGGGACCTGTATTGACCCGGTCGGTCGTAATGCCCAGCTTGTCTTCGAGAAAGCTTTCGAGCGTAAACGACACGCCAAAGACCCCGATAGAGCCAGTGAGGGTAGTGGGCTGGGCTACAATCTTGGTACAGGCCATCGCCATATAATATCCGCCAGAGGCCGCAGCATCACTCATAGAAGCGATGACGGGCTTTTCTTGGGCAGCAAGATTGATTTCGCGCCACATTACATCAGAGGCCAAGGCCGAGCCTCCCGGGGAGTTGATACGCAAGACGATGGCTTTACAGTTTTCGTCTTTGCGGAGCTTGCGCAAAGTTCGGACAATGGTTTCGGAGCCGATGGTTTGGTTTTCGTTGCTTTTGCCTCCCACAATATCGCCACTGGCAAACACCACAGCGATACGGTCTTTGCCACTGATTTTGGGTGCGTTGTTGTTTTCTACCTTCAGGTAGTCTTCGTAGGTAAGCCAAGGCAGTTCTTTTTTCTCGTCTTCAATTTTGAGTAATTGGCGCAATAGCGGCTCTACTTCGTCTTGATAGGCCAACTGGGTAACGAGCTTGTGTTTGAGAGCGTCTTCGGGGTTGCGGATGGCCATCGAGTCAGCTAGTTGTCTGAGGGTCTCCACCCCGATATTGCGCGATTGCCCTACCACCTCCAGATAATGCCCATAGATAGACTCCAACAAGGCAGACGTTTGTAGGCGGTTTTCGTCACTCATTTTGCGAAGCATAAAAGGCTCTACAGCGCTTTTGAACTCGCCAACGCGGAAGACCTCGGGCTGGATGCCAAGTTTTTCCAAACTACCTTTGAAAAAAGTCTGCTCTGCCGAAAGCCCTCGGAAATCAAAACCTCCTTCGGGGGTCAGCAGGATGTGGTCTGCTACAGAGGCAAGATAATAGGCTTTTTGACCATAAAATTCCCCATAAGTTACGATGTGCTTGCCGGCTGCCTTAAAGTCGAGCAGGGCAAGACGCAGCTCCGAAAAAGAAGCAAACCCACCTTGTAGGTCAGAGACCTTGAGGTAAATGATTTTTATCTTGGGGTCTTGCGCAGCTTGGCGTATTTTTTTACAAAGCTCCAGCAGGCCGATGCCGCTTCCTTGTGGGCCGGTCAACAGGGCTGTGATGTTGTCGTCGTTGTCGCGCTCAATAAGCGCACGTTTGAGCTCTATCTTGAGTATGCTGTTGTCTTTGACCGTTACTTTCTTTTCTGAAAGAGCCCATTGGGCAATACCCAAAAATAGCAGGCTACCAATAGTAATCAAAAAAGCGATAGCTGCCATAAGCGCGAAGGTCAGTCGTAGGAATTTTAACATCGAATGTATAGTGTT of the Eisenibacter elegans DSM 3317 genome contains:
- a CDS encoding redoxin domain-containing protein — encoded protein: MTNIRTSIGLVALFLLLSACDSGKLDKGSNAPDFKLKDVAQATHQLSEYKGKVVWVHFWTDWCKSCRAEFPKIEATYSSLKNKANFELLAINVGQPATTSAQFQKDFSASFPMLVDEQGIMKDLYQVEAYPTNYFISPDGKVIRRIIGWLTQNQVEVILAAYEQ
- the bioB gene encoding biotin synthase BioB produces the protein MIRNDWTQAEIENLYHSPVLDLIYQAATVHRQYHNPQEVQVCTLLSIKTGGCPEDCAYCSQAARYQTGVNVHKLLSVPEVLQKAQEAKESGSTRFCMGAAWREVRDNRDFDRVLEMVKGVNALGMEVCCTLGMLTAEQAQKLKEAGLFAYNHNLDTSESHYGDVITTRTFDDRLKTIENVRKSGISVCCGGIIGLGETDEDRISMLHTLATLPEHPESVPVNALVSIEGTPLENQERVSVWEMVRMIATARITMPQAMVRLSAGRLEMSTEEQALCFLAGANSIFAGDKLLTTPNPEQNADQQLFSMLNLTPRPSFKGESATA
- the sppA gene encoding signal peptide peptidase SppA, encoding MLKFLRLTFALMAAIAFLITIGSLLFLGIAQWALSEKKVTVKDNSILKIELKRALIERDNDDNITALLTGPQGSGIGLLELCKKIRQAAQDPKIKIIYLKVSDLQGGFASFSELRLALLDFKAAGKHIVTYGEFYGQKAYYLASVADHILLTPEGGFDFRGLSAEQTFFKGSLEKLGIQPEVFRVGEFKSAVEPFMLRKMSDENRLQTSALLESIYGHYLEVVGQSRNIGVETLRQLADSMAIRNPEDALKHKLVTQLAYQDEVEPLLRQLLKIEDEKKELPWLTYEDYLKVENNNAPKISGKDRIAVVFASGDIVGGKSNENQTIGSETIVRTLRKLRKDENCKAIVLRINSPGGSALASDVMWREINLAAQEKPVIASMSDAAASGGYYMAMACTKIVAQPTTLTGSIGVFGVSFTLESFLEDKLGITTDRVNTGPYADLGNPLRQLSPAERQIIQNSVEQTYQTFTSKAAQGRKMSVEELQKVAGGRVWTGLQAKELNLVDELGTLDDAIALAAQEAKLEANTYRVRYYPDQPDFFERLRNQGLMGQMAKTPTLPADLKEAQYYFLLLEQLKKTEPIQARMPFYLEIR